TGAAGCACGGGTTTTGATGATCACACCATACGATAAATCAACTTTGAAAGAGATCGAACGGGCAATTTTGGCTTCTGATCTTGGTTTGTCACCAGCTAATGATGGGACGGTTATTCGTTTAGTGATCCCACAATTAACTCAAGATCGGCGTGAAGAATTAGCTAAAGATGTCAAAAAACAGACGGAAGAAGCTAAAATTGCGATTCGGAATATTCGTCGTGATGCGATTGAAAACATGCGTCGCCGGGAAAAGAATAACGAATTAACCGAAGATGATCTGCACGAATTAGAAGAAGAAACACAAAAGATCACCAATGCAGCAACTAAGAAACTTGATGAAATTGCTGCTACTAAAGAAAAAGAAATTTTGACTGACTAGACACATTGATGGCCGCGGCAAAATGTCGCGGCTTTTTTGTTGGCGTATGACTGATTTAATTGGGAATTAATGGTCAGCCCAGCGCTTTTTTGATACAATTAAGATTAGTTTGAAAATTTAGAAAGCAGGCGCTAATCTTTGTTCTCATTTGGAAAAAAACAGCAAACCACGCCCGTAACGCTAGATCCTAATCGAATTCCCGCGCATATTGCGATCATCATGGATGGTAACGGCCGCTGGGCTCAACAAAAGCACCGGCCCCGCGTCTTTGGTCATCGTGAAGGTATGGAAACCGTTAAGCGGATCACTCGGCATGCTAGCGACTTAGGTGTTAAAGTCCTGACGTTGTACGCTTTCTCAACTGAAAATTGGAAACGACCCGATGACGAAGTGAATTATTTGATGCAGTTACCGGTTGATTTCTTTGATACTTTTGTCCCTGATCTGATCAAACAAAATGTTCGGGTCAACGTGATGGGATACGTGGATCAATTACCGGCGAAAACGCAAAAAGCAGTGCGCGCGGCGATGGTCGACACGGCACAAAATACTGGTATGGTGCTTAATTTTGCTTTAAATTACGGTAGCCGGGCGGAGATCGTCACCGCTGTTCAAAAATTAGCAGCCCAAGCGGCGACTGGTGAGCTTGATCCAGCAACGATCGACGAACAAAAAGTCGCTCAAGCATTGATGACAGCCAATTTAGGTGAATACGCCGATCCTGATCTATTGATCCGCACTAGCGGTGAAGAGCGAATCTCTAACTTTTTATTGTGGCAGATTGCTTACAGTGAATTGGTATTCACCGATGCACTGTGGCCAGATTTTGATGATCAAGAACTTGAGGCAGCGATTCTAGCCTATCAACGGCGTGATCGGCGTTTTGGCGGCATTAAAAAGTAAAAATTAATTATTTAGTGGAAAAAGGAGTGTTACCTGAATGCGACAACGTGTTATAACTGCAGTTATTGCATTAATTATTTTTATCCCGATCGTGTTACTCGGTGGGGTCACTTATGATATCATGGCCATTGTCCTAGGCTTAGTTGCAATGTCCGAGATCTTCATTATGCGTAAGAAAATCATCGTCTCACTGGAGGCCTTACTTGGCGGTCTAGCGGTGTTAGCAATCATGATACCTAATTCATGGTTACCAGCCGGCACCAATCGTTTATTTATCTTTTACCTGATCGTTATGCTAATGTTAGTCAACATGGTATTTTCTAAAAACCGGGTCAACTTTGATGACGTTGGTGTGACTAGCTTGGCGGCCGTTTATATTGGACTTGGCTTTCATTATTTCATTGCCGCACGGCAGGAAAGTTTAATGATGCTGTTTTATATTTTGTTCACAATTTGGGCAACTGATATTGGTGCTTACCAAATTGGGCGCAAGTTAGGCAAACACAAGTTAGCCCCACAAGTTAGTCCCAATAAAACTTGGGAAGGGTCTATCGGTGGGACGCTTTGTGCGGTGATCATCGGCGGCATCT
This is a stretch of genomic DNA from Loigolactobacillus coryniformis subsp. coryniformis KCTC 3167 = DSM 20001. It encodes these proteins:
- the frr gene encoding ribosome recycling factor, with the translated sequence MAQDPAIAEAQQKMVKAEEALQRELGQIRAGRANASILNRVTVDYYGAPTPVNQLATITIPEARVLMITPYDKSTLKEIERAILASDLGLSPANDGTVIRLVIPQLTQDRREELAKDVKKQTEEAKIAIRNIRRDAIENMRRREKNNELTEDDLHELEEETQKITNAATKKLDEIAATKEKEILTD
- a CDS encoding isoprenyl transferase, which codes for MFSFGKKQQTTPVTLDPNRIPAHIAIIMDGNGRWAQQKHRPRVFGHREGMETVKRITRHASDLGVKVLTLYAFSTENWKRPDDEVNYLMQLPVDFFDTFVPDLIKQNVRVNVMGYVDQLPAKTQKAVRAAMVDTAQNTGMVLNFALNYGSRAEIVTAVQKLAAQAATGELDPATIDEQKVAQALMTANLGEYADPDLLIRTSGEERISNFLLWQIAYSELVFTDALWPDFDDQELEAAILAYQRRDRRFGGIKK
- a CDS encoding phosphatidate cytidylyltransferase, which translates into the protein MRQRVITAVIALIIFIPIVLLGGVTYDIMAIVLGLVAMSEIFIMRKKIIVSLEALLGGLAVLAIMIPNSWLPAGTNRLFIFYLIVMLMLVNMVFSKNRVNFDDVGVTSLAAVYIGLGFHYFIAARQESLMMLFYILFTIWATDIGAYQIGRKLGKHKLAPQVSPNKTWEGSIGGTLCAVIIGGIFVAFVPEIQLYSLPTMILFTLIFSICGQLGDLVESSYKRHYGVKDSGKILPGHGGILDRFDSLLFVLPIVHLFTLI